The Ostrea edulis chromosome 1, xbOstEdul1.1, whole genome shotgun sequence genomic sequence ATCGAAGCCTCTTCTTCAGGTACTCTACAGATTACGAAATCGTCCCTTATTCTACCTCTACCTCGGATCAGAACATACAGTTAAAAGGAATTATTGGATTTTCTGAGGGAGACTCTTATTCCCTGAATACACCGTTTGTTCCAAACAGAAATTACCACATCCGATACTTTGTCGCTGATTGTAAGTATTTACACACattaagaaattaagaaaatcaGTCGAAATTTATTCATCAATTGCACGTTAGTACAATTCACATATTGGTACATAAAGGAAATGTCTCGTTTTATCTACCGCATGTGCCAATTTTAAAATCGATTTATAAGACAGAGGTTACtgggttgtttgtttttttggcGGAGTAGAAATGTAGACCCAGACTCTAGAttgttaaaaatgaatcatCTGAAGAGATacatctgatcaagatatagggctcacggcggttgtgaccggtcgacacgggatgtttactcctcctagacacctgctcCTAGAAGTATGGCTTTCCAAGAGTGCAAGTGGTTTatgttgaaaatgaaatgaatgaaacatgacttctcaaaaactatttgCATAAAGGACTACATATTTGCATACCAAAATCTGTATTTGTGATAAGTGCATTTTATGAAAAAATCCCGATACAACCCCATCCTTATTCTTAATGCAATTTGTTCAAAATGACACAAAATCGAAATCATGACATGATAaagacgacgttttatctacaGTTTTTGGTATTCTGATGGATAATTGCTATTTTTCACGCAATTTTCTTCCAGGAAACATCATGTTGAGTCTATTGTGATCAATTCATCTTTCCAGTATACTTTTATGATCGATATCAAAATGTTTGTTTGTCCAAATTGGCGTTGTGTTTTCAGAAAGAAAAACGCGTACGTTGacaaatattatacattttacCTAAGTTTTGTGGGGGTCATTTTTTATGCCACTGCCACAAAGTGGtcggggcatatagttttacccTTATCCATCCTTCAGCAACACCTAGTTTTCCGAACGTTTTTCTAAACGCCTcgatatattgaattgattttttgtaagcaggtgtatattgatcagttacagatcaagtttgagttttgttccggtttgttgatttttgatggagttgtgcccctttattgtagaaaaattactgttacgaccagttttattttattgctgttaaaacatgtaaaacttatacggtaccaattttgatgcaccaggtgcgcatttcgacaaataatgtaaaGGATTGTCgttgagttcttcattgtactaaatgCGTGTAACATACAACCTGAATACCAAATTCTTCGCTATACTTGgatggatttcctacatttgactttactgcTGGCGGGGGAATTCCTGTCGTGCCAACACATCTAGTTATGTTACGCGTTCCACCTGACTGTAACTGCtctgaacatatattttttgaaataataaaagaaGATTGAGTCTTTCGATAAAGCTTTAAAGTTTTGAGTTGTACGGGCCCGCAGAAAGTCTGTTATAAAATAGGATTATGTGTGAATGAggaggtgaaaataatgaacagtgatgaatttcataacttttaaaaagaatacaaaattaagtggtgggaccaggtgtctaggaggagtaagcgtaccctgtcaaccggtcacacccgctgtgagtcccacatattgatcaggtaaacagagtaatccgtatttaaaatcagtgtgtaaagaactgcccaacaattggtatgaaacatgtcagacagcattttaccaaatgacaggttgtattgataaattaggttgctataacgaccatagaatttgggaaatgctTACCCCTGTAGCTTCAACCTCTatgtcagtagcctgcatcgattaaaaaactgatcatacgcagaacaagctcttgcgtatggaatcagttgagagaaataagaaggtgataatggaatattgctacataaatactaTAGAATTTCATGatcattaatttgtttgttcattatacatggaTCTCTTTAAGATAAGAGgttttgatgatatctttaaacaCATATTTGTAAAGAATTTCGTGACccttaacttttttgttttagcATAAATGTATCTCTTTGAGATTTAAATTTTCCTTTGAAACATATACCATAAATGTGGAAATATCCACGTGTTACTAATGAAGCGTATTTCCTTTGCCAATTATACGCGTAGTGTTTGATTACACTATGTCGATATCACGAATTGATGAATTGCATAATACGCGTGAaggtaatttacatgaaaattctTGTAATCACGTATTTATCGTGAATAACTACACAGTGTAAATTTTCACGTTTTTCTGATATACAATAAAAGTGTTTGCCATAATGATGCAAGTACGGTATCGTTACTATGTGAATGATAGTCCAGAACTGATCATGATATGGTTGCATTCTTGCATATTTTCCTATGTACAACAGCTTGCAGGTTCGATTTGCTCCAAGAGAAGTCCTTTGACCAATGCAATAACGTCATCACATTTTGAAAGTTATCTTTCTCTATATTCAGAAATATACCTTAAATAATCCAATTGAATTGTGGtatttttgtcaataaaatattaaaaatgcatGTTGTTGGATTCTCATGCCTCCCAAATCTATAAAATTGTTgtatgtttgtacatgttttttttaatctttagcTACAACTCCACATTTCACAAACCTTCCTCACACAATACAGCTGTATGAGACAGTGGCGACAGGGACGTCCCTCTACACGGTAAGCTACAGTGATGCTAATGCTGGAGACGTCCCATATTTGACGATAAAGAAGGTCGGGTCGTCTCAGTTTTCATTGGATACCAGCACAGGTAGGACATCTGAATTTTCAAAtagatgtgaaatataaaattctGATCACTTAATTATGACACGATTgaaagaaatgtgaaagttgtGAAAAGAccattaaagtttgaaattgaaaagaaagtGCATACAAtagtaaaatgaatattttacgTTTGAATTACTCGCGTTTTGAATAAGATAAGACATCATTCAgattgaatgctgtctgacgtgtttcatgccgatcgttaggccgttcttggcacactgattttgactacggagaactccgtttacctgatcagaatatagggctcacggcggatgtgatcggtcgacagggtatgcttactcctcctaggcacctgatcccacctctggtgtgtccaggggtccgtgtttgcccaactatctattttgtattgcttataggagttatgagattgacccctgttcgttatcttcacctttcatctatatacaatgtatctgtaATATCGGTATTATTTTACATAAACTTCAACAACAACCCAAGAGCGATCAGAGAGTGAAACATTATCAAATATAAGAtcaagaaaatgttcaaaatcaaagtttagaataattcaaatactTTATTCAAAGGAATACCAAAGGTACTTGTAGTAGTGAATAGTAGCAGAAGTTAGTGAATAGTAGCAGAAGTTAGTGAATAGTAGCAGAAGTTAAAGATCCTCGGAATGACCCTGTTTGTAATTGATCTAGACCATGGCTCAACCTTCATTTCCCCCTATACAAGATAATAGAAATAAAGAAGCAACATTCAGACAACTTAGATGATATCTATCAGATGTGTGAACAATCTGGGTCACGAAGGCACATTACCTCTTCTTTCTTACAATTGTAATATTGAACGTTAAAAACGTCAAttacagggactatattttccGTGAACGGCATAGTAAAATATCACTTCATTAccttatttaagaaatgaatgtaTCAAAATGTTGTTTCTATCAGAATAAACTAAAATCAAGAAAAGATTTTCAGAACTTTTGGAATAAGACACGGCTACCAAAGTAACAGAATATATCGTGCATATTAGGATGATAATTTCCGTCTTAGGCTGCTGTGACGTCTTTATTCCCTCGCAATATAGTAACGGGATCATTCGTGTGTTGGTGAGTATGTGgttgtgtaacactgagcttgtagacaatCTACAGGTGACATTTTAAGtgagaaggtcaaggtcattacgatacttcatagaaaaagcttgtagacactctacataCCACATTTGTTGCTTGATTGAagttttgttatcaagagagtaagaattctattgattttgaggtcaaatgtCACTACGTAACTTTATGAACATAGAAAAACTTGAAGGCACCCATTGCGAGGGGATATATGTCCCGCCTAGCGAAGCTCTTGCTGATTATGCTAATCCTGTTCCCTCAGAGGAAATTTACagtcccacactcgtactaatgaaggactCTATCATTCTTTGTAGGCATCATAAGTACCGCTGGTCCTTTAACCACAGGCACGTATAGCGCTAGGGTGCAGGTCCGAGATCCATGTGGCAAGAAAGAACAACAAGATCTCACTGTCCAGATCCTCAATATGGTGATAACTGTTTTACCAAGAAATGGCGCGAAACGTGCTACCCAGACGGTatcgtttttgtttttgtttgattttaggTAAACCATGTCATTTCATCATGTTAAACACTATTTTAGCCTCCTGAAATCCTAAACCTTCCTTCCTCTGTGGATCTCTCAGAATCGACTCAGATCGAATCCCTACTTTATACTCTAACTCTCCTGGACCAGTCCGGAAACGACACAGTCACATGTTCCCTCAACCAAACATCTCCAGCTGGCGCGCCTTTTGTTGTGAAATATATATCCGGGACTTCTAGTAAGTACTCAACCTTATAATGCACTCTTTATCGAATTCAATCATGGGCATGTACACGCTCTTTTCAACTGTCATCTTCTTTTCCAGATATTGGAATCTTTAGTCTTGCGTCTCCAAATTTTGACTATGATAATTCCTCTAGCTATGAAGTGATGGTAGATTGTACAGATTCAAAGGACACTGTTTCAAATTCACTGTTTGTTTACCTAATCAAAAACGCAGAACCCTTGGTACATAATTTACCAAGTAAGTACTTGgagaaaaattaatttttcaaacgGAATGTTATTCATTTTTTCGATcccattcccccccccccccccccccccccccgaggtATATCATGTTTTTCCTAATATAGCAGTAGCTGTGCTGTGAATATTCCAATTCAATGAGCTGCTCAGAATTGTACATGCGTCTTTCCGAATACATTGCCTCATAATTCCTTTCACAAATGtaattttctgaattttgtGTATGCAGACGTAATTACCATTCCCAGCACCACTGCAGTAGGGACCATTGTGTTTGTCGTCAATAGTACAGATGCAGAGAACGACCAACTGATACACACTCTCAACTACTGCACGTCGTGTCCATTCACTATCAGTCAATGTGTGTATCATTTTAGAATTCTAAACATTAAGAGTAATTCTCTATAATCAGCTGCAAAACAATATGCGAAAATTTGAGTAATGACTGATCGTGACAGATTTGGATGACACCCTTTGTAATGGTATATACATCATGTCTTTAGAATATTTAGATAGCTCATATGTTACACTTTACCCTTGATTGTTATGGTGTCCTATTTGTTTGTAGAAATTAAATATGACCGATTCTATATTTCAGCTGGACACATTTTCCTTCAAACGAGTATTGCAAATGCCTCTAAATTTTCGTACAATTTGTACGTGGTGGTTTCCGATAGATTTGGATCAGTAACGGACAAACTCCTTACTATATTGGTGACaggtaaaacattttaccgGTATTCTGAGTGCTTTAAAATTCGAAGGAGTAACATGTCACTTGTACAAAAGCGTTCGAGACACTCTAGTatttaggtcatctgagtcactcaggtATCCTATTTTTATTGGCCTGCGTCCATAGTCGTGGATCGTCCGTCGTGTGTTACATATAGCAAATGAACAATTTCAGCTTCTTAATAAATATCAGTCTTATTCTTTTCACATTTCGTTTGAATCATCTTGGGGGCGGGGCAAACACAGTcaaaaattaaccaattttcaaaactcttcccTACAACTGCTCATCTGTAAGACaaactacattgtacatgtatattgtatagtgTTGTAGAACAGGAAGGTCTCTCCCCAAATGATAGAGATAgaggaaaattattataaatttcCAATACTGTGGGGCTGTGGGGCTAGTGATAATTACTACTCACGTAATCGATAAGGCCTGTTGACCTCTTGTTAAAAGAAGTTTTGACTGGTCgcgatagctcagtggtagagcatttaTTTTGTGACCAAGAGGGTGTGAGTTCGAACACCGCTTGTGCCATAgtcgtgtcaaacctaagacgtaaacatgggtagtgattgttccttcaccAAACTCTCGGATTTAGAAGTGTAAGTCACTGCAACGATCCTGAGCActattgattgtttgtttttacttcccgtcgagaattttccccgcatattgagacgtcaccagctgttggTGTAGTACCACATATTTAGAactatgcttagcactcaggaTCGTAGTAGTTAggtttttatcgtgccaacTCCTTCagtgacacggaacctccgttTTAAAGTCATATGATTCTCACTTGTAAAAGCTAagcgtttgacgaaggagcatTCGCTACCCaatttaacgtcttaggtttgacgcggccatggcacgagcaggGCTCAATCTcacaacctcccggttacgaagcgaatgctctaccactgagatACCGCGGTCGGTCCCTCAGCACTAAgcatatatcaaaatttgttgtATTTTACCTACggctagtgacgtctcaatataaatgaaatatccttgtaaaacaaataaagaaaCAAACAGAAACACGTTTTATAACTTCCTGAATAATTTTACAGGTGTTAACAGTCCACCAGTTGTTAGCAATCTGGATCAGTCAATCATTGTACCGGAAACCGTTACAGTAGGAACTGTGATATTTACCGCATTGGTATCAGATGTAGACAATGATCCTCTCAGCTATCAATATGAATACAGTCCTGTTGAAACTATTTCCAAATTCACCATGGAAGAAGCGAGTGGGTTTTTTATATATTGAATGGAATCTAATATCAATGATATCTGCATAGTAAAAAGTTGAAAATCTAAAGTTATCCAactaaatttcatgatttttactTTTAGGTGGACAAATAACGGTAATAGAAGCTCTGGACTATGAAACTGGCGTTACCATgtacaatttttcatttactgTCAGCGATGGAAAAGTATCTGCTCCCAAGGCAACCTTAAGAATATCCATACAATCCAAGAATGAGCCACCAGTATTTGCTAACCAAGTATATCAAGTGTCTAGGGATGAGGGAAGCGTAAGTTGTTCCATCGTTTGGACAAATGTCACATCAAAGTTCTAATGATACCATTTTCATAAAACTTTTGTTTGTCAagtcatgtaaaacaaaataagatttGTTTAATGCTGAACCCTGCTAGTATATTTTAATACTCGATACCGTAGCGTAATGAGCtcatattttatgtttaaaaaactAAAAGAACACCCCAAACATTCACCGATATACACATAAGCAGAATGgctcacataaatacatgtatggtttTATGTTTTGAGAGTTTGTCAGGAGGTAATGCTTCGTTCACATTGTTCAAAGCGATTCCATTACGATTTCAATTCATATTGGAATTGATCGCTGCATCAGAGCGAtggaaatgtgaagataatgaacagtgatctctctcataactcctataaagaatacaaaaataagagtaggacaaacacgaatccctggacataccaaagatgggatcaggtgcctaggaggagtaagcatgccctgtcaactggtcacacACACTCTGTGTCCTATACCTCGATCagatgctgacttcaaacgagactgttgaaacccctgtaacaccaACCGATTTGTCAGTAGCGTgcttcgattttaaaactgaccatacgaaaaacaagctcttgcgtatcaaatcagttgagaaacttaaacaccacatgcaggtgataatgggatattgccaCATGAATATGGggagttgacggtggagaagatgaagtcatcccgtttgtcatgaagttgagatGTTAATTTGCTGTTAACATCTTTGGAAGACACTATATTTGTATGAAAGTCGAGTTAAGCTTGGGGTATTagaaatatccatttagtaaACATCTAAATACATATCAGGGATAATGGTGTAGTTTGCTTGACTTCACAGGGGAATAGGCGCTATTCATCTCGCCAAATATGTAGAAATCGTTCCATGCCTCCATTACAGCTGCTAGCCGATTACATAGAAATCACTTTATGCGTTAATGCATCTGCTTGTCGATTATATATTGTCCCGTTCTATTACAGAAATCCGCCGAATACGTAGTAATCACACCATTCTTCTGTTATGTCTATCCCTCAGAAGTGAAAATAAGAATTTGCAGGTTACGATGATCCTGTAACAAAGCTACACTTTCTTTGACAGTCAAGAGATACATTCCCAAACCCAGGTTTTATTGTCAGCGATCCAGACACGGGAGACACGTGGACCTATAACATTGCTGGAGGAGATTTTTATGGTCGGTTTTGGATTGATCCAAGCTCGGGAATTCTCCAGTTCAATACGCAGTACATTGTGGACAAACCAAACTTGATGCCATCCTCTGTAAACCTCATAATTGCTGCGGTAGACCAGTCTGGAGCAAGTggtaatgaatatttttttttcactttgaaaataaaaatatgttagaAGTAAAACTTCTCTCTGATTAGCTGCTCTCCATGCCACCTGTAGTATTCATTTATTTGCTTATGATATTGTTTGTAATGTATTCTAGTGGACCAGTTAATCTGTTAATGTAGATCCAGCATGTACATATTCTTTATAGCCTTTTATAGAGACTGGATATCTTTAAAAGGAGGGTTTACTCGTCTACATGGTGTACATTTTGATGGTCTCTATTATTGTAGTTATGGACTTCTATTCTCTTAATTTTCTCGTTTGTTCTTATTTTCAATGCTAAACATATTGGCTACGAATAATGATTGAAATTGAAACATCTTTGCCACCACTTCCGGATATAGAACATGTTTTTGAAATACAGCCTTTATCTTTTAGCCGAAAAATGGGATCGCAGTACAAGACTTTCAACAACTTTATAAAACTActtgttgtttttatcagtCTAACATTTCTATTAATGGAACGTCTTTACTATAGGGAGATTTGTCTTTAATTAATCTAATTAAGTTGTTTATAACTATATAGCTTTTTGAAATCTTTCAGCAAGGatgaatttaattactttatagtTAGTATTTGTTGAACGAAATGgtctgtaattttttaaaataaggttgATCACCCGTTAGGTAATGCATATCAATCCAAACTACTGATAAGATTTGTTAATAAGACCAAGGTTGGTGATGTTTTAGCctttaacttttgaacagcttCAATACATTTATCAAGTGTAGGAAGTTTTTCACAAAGTACATGGCATAATTTTCACGAAGTACATTGACATATTCTGCAGTTCTCACATACTTattaaaatcatcagatatttgtatatatgttgTCAGATACAAGTTTTAATAAAAGGCACAAATACTCATGATATCATTAGATGTAttaaatataaaacttatacggtaccaattttgatgcaccagatgcgcatttcgacaaataatgtctcttcagtgatgctcaacccaaatgtttgaaatccgagataactatgaagttttagagctaaatatagccaaaaacagcgtgccaaaaaagtggagccaaattcgtccaaggataagagctatgcattagggagataatccttaattttgaaatgaatttctaaattttgtaacagcaattaaatatacatccgtattttcaagctagtaacgaagtacttagcaactgggctgtagaaaccctcggggactaacagtccaccagcagaggcctcgacccaggggtcataatgtaaaacatatacggtaccaattttgatgcaccagatgcgcatttcgacatgTTAAATCATTCCCTGTTAATTCTTTGATAACACTCTTTTAACAAGTGTATATCTTTACATCCGAGTCATACTGTATATATCTGAAGTTTAAGCACTCCATACAAACTAATCTATCCATCTGGACACATTACACAGACTGACAGAaaaaatgcaatattttcatatcaagCCGATGATTAACAAAGAATTGTCCTTTTCATGTGTTTGATTTTAATGTAATACCCTACGAACAGGAACAACCACATTATCCGTGACAATCACAGACTCCAACAACAGAACGCCTTATTTTCCAAACACCGAGTATCGCTGCACCGTGATATATGACGTACCCGTCCAGTCCTCCGTGGCCTACATCACAGCGTCAGATGATGACTTCGGACCTACCTATAATCAGATCAGCTACTCCATCAAACCGGAACTGgattatgaatattttgatatcaatgcAAACGCATTGCTCACAACCCTGAAATCCCttaaacaatttgaaaatagCACAAAGCTGTATACTGTTGTTAAAGCCCGAGACAAGGGAACCAGGGAGTCATCCGTGACGGTCACAGTGATTGTGCAGCAAGGGACCGGCGACAGTTTCTTTGACGACCCAAACACAGTGGCCTGGTTTGCAGCGCTTATGGTGATACTAGTCATACTGCTGGCAGTCGCGATCGTCTGTCTCTACCGTTTCTGTAAATATGGTTACATCTTCTCAAAGAAAGGACTCTGTCGAAAGTAAGTATTTACAGTAGTTATTGCATACACGTTTTTATCCGTCGTGCTCTTTCTTTAATTTTAGATAGTTTGAACCTCTTTTCATTCCATTTCATTAGTGTGATTGCtcttaatttattttcagttgTAGAagcaaaaaaattcattttgatagagacgaaaaatataaaagaaacTTTAAACGTAAGTAATATCATGttcatgtatatcaatattacttatgtttacatgtatataggtgtGTTTTGTCTAACTAGGAGACTCCCGAGTCAGCATTGTAGAATGGTCCTCCGACAATGGTGAAAATGACAACTGGATGCCGTCAAAATTTGACAATTGGAATCATAGGTATATTATCCAAGTAGAAATGTGTGATATTTGGGATTTAGTCACACTCGTGCATTGAATGCTCTATTCTGCTTGTAATCTTATTCTACTTCTAGGGCGAATACAAGAGGGCTACCAACAAGTGTTGACATTTGAATGAGCAAAATGCTACCGGGCAAATTTACGTCGAAAAGTATTATGCAGTGAATATAATTGTGGTGAACACGGAAAGAAGAATTTTCAATCTATTCTTTCCCTATGTTCATTTTAATACATGAAAAATGAGAATATATGTACTATACTTATCAATTGTGTGAATAATAGAACACAATACTGTTATACGTAtgatgaatgaaaggtgaagataacaaacagtgatcaatctcataactcctataagcatagGATGGAATAATCACGTACCTTTCTCTTGAAGAAACATGGAAAATTAAACGATCTTACGGAAAGCTATTTATAATGGCTTG encodes the following:
- the LOC125671030 gene encoding protocadherin Fat 3-like yields the protein MHFAECACNFGQPPSGTNVIENGTSYQYIIPAYKSSCCGILQRVDFRSRNYGLIDFQIWRETATNDYTLMHSYNYYVPEVDKTLSLYTGDDMLIQGDDIIGWYSTDYEIVPYSTSTSDQNIQLKGIIGFSEGDSYSLNTPFVPNRNYHIRYFVADCIISTAGPLTTGTYSARVQVRDPCGKKEQQDLTVQILNMPPEILNLPSSVDLSESTQIESLLYTLTLLDQSGNDTVTCSLNQTSPAGAPFVVKYISGTSNIGIFSLASPNFDYDNSSSYEVMVDCTDSKDTVSNSLFVYLIKNAEPLVHNLPNVITIPSTTAVGTIVFVVNSTDAENDQLIHTLNYCTSCPFTISQSGHIFLQTSIANASKFSYNLYVVVSDRFGSVTDKLLTILVTGGQITVIEALDYETGVTMYNFSFTVSDGKVSAPKATLRISIQSKNEPPVFANQVYQVSRDEGSSRDTFPNPGFIVSDPDTGDTWTYNIAGGDFYGRFWIDPSSGILQFNTQYIVDKPNLMPSSVNLIIAAVDQSGASGTTTLSVTITDSNNRTPYFPNTEYRCTVIYDVPVQSSVAYITASDDDFGPTYNQISYSIKPELDYEYFDINANALLTTLKSLKQFENSTKLYTVVKARDKGTRESSVTVTVIVQQGTGDSFFDDPNTVAWFAALMVILVILLAVAIVCLYRFCKYGYIFSKKGLCRK